A single region of the Nicotiana sylvestris chromosome 6, ASM39365v2, whole genome shotgun sequence genome encodes:
- the LOC104213469 gene encoding uncharacterized protein: protein MQMVICSHGVVACNLSEQNAVSEPQISGNRTQDLWHFEKCELGIEDNKGTCILAGQPGWRVISHATGACSHDHLKWAVMMSASFWVIHFTALRKSDPYLGGPTRYGIHLRTGVLQPWRLQPCEGLAYVSEKVNLRLPSICLCSKNEDFYGTRERLRFSKGGYSLSPKFYLANEYFFTFVTKRQIYIPFISKMPIMGMTRLNYRNIKQ, encoded by the exons ATGCAAATGGTGATTTGCAGCCATGGCGTGGTTGCCTGCAATTTGTCCGAGCAAAATGCAGTATCTGAGCCTCAAATTTCTGGGAATCGAACTCAGGACCTCTGGCACTTTGAAAAATGTG AATTGGGCATTGAGGACAATAAGGGGACCTGTATCTTGGCGGGGCAACCTGGTTGGCGAGTGATCTCTCATGCAACCGGTGCTTGCAGCCATG ATCACCTGAAATGGGCTGTGATGATGAGTGCTTCTTTCTGGGTTATCCACTTTACTGCATTGAGAAAATCCGATCCATATCTTGGCGGCCCGACCCGGTATGGCATTCATTTGCGAACTGGTGTCTTGCAACCATGGC GCTTGCAGCCATGTGAGGGTTTAGCTTATGTCTCTGAAAAGGTTAATCTGAGACTCCCAAGTATCTGTTTGTGTTCAAAGAATGAGGATTTTTATGGAACTCGAGAAAGGCTGAGATTTTCTAAGGGTGGTTACTCTCTTTCTCCGAAGTTCTATTTAGCCAATGAATATTTCTTTACCTTTGTTACAAAGAGACAAATTTACATCCCTTTCATCAGCAAAATGCCAATTATGGGAATGACGAGGCTAAATTATCGCAACATTAAGCAGTGA